The Cellulophaga lytica DSM 7489 nucleotide sequence ACTATAAAAAAGGAGAAAGTTTATTAAAAGAAATACTTGAAGATTTTAAGGACGATAAAGATGCACTCCTAAATTTGGCCAATATTTATTTAATTACCAAAGATGTAAACAAAGCTAAAAATACATATTACCAATATGCTAAAACACCTAAAGATACTGTAACCGCATTAATTGGAATTGCACTAGCAGAGCATATTGGAGAAAAAGACAAAATAGCCTTAGAAACAGCCATTAATGCCAAACAAAAGGCAGAAAAAATTGAAGATTTTGAACTTATTGAAAAAAGTAACGAACGTTACGTACAGGCTTTAATTTGGAACCGCAAATTTGTTTCTGCAAAAAAAGAAATAGAGGTATTAGAAGAAAAATATCCAAACCGTAATTGGGTGATGTCTTTAAAAGCAACTTTAGGTATGTATACTTCTAAATTTAAAACCAGTATTAGTAATTACAATACTATATTGGCTAATGATAGTTTGTCTTTTGACGGTAATTTAGGTAAAGCAAATGCTTTATTTGCTTCAGATAAAATTGTACCTGCATACGTTACAACATATAAAACATTAGAAATTTTTCCGAAACAGAAAGATGCTACTGGGCTTATAAAAAAATTAAATAAAAACTACACTCCGTTTGCAGAACAACAAGTTAGCTACACGTTTGATAATGGAGACAACACTGCTCTTTCTTTAAAAACAGCAGCGATGGTACCTTTATCTACCAAATTTAAAACAACTGTAACATACCAATACAGAACCACAGAAAACACTACAACAAACAATAAAGCAACAGCACATTTAGTACAAGCAGATGTTGAGTATAAGTTAATGCCACAAACTAATTTATTAGCTTCTGCAGGTTTTAACAACTCTAGGTTTTCTAACACGTCATACACACAACCTATACTACAAGCCAAGTTACAAACTAAACCTTTGTCTTTTTTAAACTTAGATTTGGGCTACCAAAGAGAAGTACAAAGTTTTAATGCAGAACTTATAGAAAGAGAAATAGTAATGAACCACTATAGCTTAATTTACAATTTAAGCACTAATTTTAACTTAGGTTGGTACACACAACTAATACATACTAAACAGACAGATGATAACGAGAGAAATTTACTTTTTACCTCTTTGTATTATAATGTGTTAAGAAAACCAGCTTTAAAATTTGGACTAAACTACCAATACATAACTTTTAAAGACCAATTACCAGTAATTTACTTTAGTCCAGAAACCTATAAAGCCTTTGAACTTTTTGGTGATGTAAGAGGTAAAATAAACGAAAAAACAAATTATTTTGCTAGTGCAGCTACAGGCTTACAATATGTAGAGGAGCAAGATGCTAGTTCACTCTTTAGAGCCGAAGCTGGCTTAACACACCAGTTTTCTGAAAGACTTATTGGTGATGTGTATGGCAAATATAGTAACATTGCCTCTGCAACTGCTGCTGGTTTTGAGTTTACAGAAGTTGGTATTAAACTAAAATACTACCTAACAAAAAAACCATTATTTTTAGATAAGCTGAAGAAAAAATATCAAATAAAATAAAAAACCCCAATACAATTTGGGGCTTTTTTTACTGATATATAAATTATAATAGGTTTAACCTTCTCATTAATTCTGGCCTGTTAGACCTACTAATAGGCACTACATTTTTCTCAATAAGTACACTATTGTCTTCTATATCTATAATTTTTGTGAAATTAATTATATAAGATCTATGTATTTGCAAAAACAACTTTTCTGGTAACTTGTCTTTAATTTTTTTTAGAGTATTGCGTACTCTGTAGTTTTCTTTTGTTGTTTTAACCTCTATATAATCTCCTTTAGCTTCAATAAGTTGTATATCATTAAAGTTAATTTTTATAAGACGTCTATCTATATTAATATATAGTTCTTGGCCCAATGCTGTGTTGCTTTTTGTAGTGTCCTCAGAAACAGTTTCTGGTTCTGGAGCCTTAGCAAGTGCTGCTTTTACTTTTTGTATAGATTTATTAAAACGATCTTGTGTAACTGGTTTTACTAAATAATCTACAATTGACTCATACTCATAAGCCTCAATAGCGAAGTTGGTATCTGAGGTTGTTAAAACAATTTTTGGCGGATTTTTTAATGTTTGTACAAAGTCAAAACCACTAAAACCAGGCATATGTATATCTAAAAAAATAACATCTACTGTATTCTGATTTAAAAACTTTATAGCCTCCATTGCGCTTCCAAAGGCATCTATAACCTCTAACTCTTCAACGTTAGAGCAAAGTTGTGCAACTATTAACCTAGCTGTTGCCTCGTCGTCTACTATAATACAATTCATAGTTTAAATGGTTTTTAGGTAGGTTGTTATTTTTTCTAAAATTAATTTAAATTCTGTATGTAAGTCATATGTTCCCTTTAACAGTTGTTCTTCATACGTTACTGCCAAACCATATGCTTTTTCTAACCCTAGAATATTAAATTTGTGTTTTAGCTTATGTACTATTTCTGCAGAGGCTTTATTATCCTTAGCGTTAACAGCGTTAATATATGTTTCGTTTTCTTCAGGAAACTCACTTTTAATAATACTTATAAATTGATTTAGAAACTCTGTATTACCATCTGCTAGTTTGTGTACGTAATTTAGGTTGGGCTGTTCCATATTAATTTTTTTTAATGGTAAAATAAAATACCGTTCCTTCATCTTCCTTAGAATCTACCCAAATTTTACCTCCATAGAAAGTTACAATTTTTTCTACTAATGCTAGCCCTATTCCATTAGATTCTACATCATTATCTAGCTTTTTAAACATTTCAAATATTTTATTCAAATATTTTTGTGGTATTCCCTTGCCATTGTCTTTAATACTAAATTGCCAATAGTTAGGCTTTTCTAAAACATCTACATTTACAATACCATTTTCTAAATGCTCTGTTGCTTTTACAGCATTAGTTAATAAGTTCATAAAAAGTTGCTCTAACCTATATTTGTCTAAAAATAAGGTTGGTAAATTGTCTGCTACTTTTATTGTAACGTTTTTAGGTATGTAAATAGTACTTTTTATGTCTTTTAAAAGTAATGAAATATTTACATTGCTTTTAGCTTCTTCATTATTGCCTATAGTAGCGTGTTTTAAAATGCCACTAACTAGCTTGTCCATTTTTACCAAGTTTTGAGATATTAAATCGCAATTATTAATACTATCTTGTGTAAACTTGTGTTTTTCTTCTTCAACAATCCAACTCATTAGCGTATTAATATTACGCATAGGAGATTTTAGATCATGAGATACTACGTGGGCGTAGTTGTTTAAAGATTTATTTTGCTCCTCTAAATCTTTAACTAAGTTATCTTTTTCTTTAGTAACCAAAGCAATATGTTCTGCTTGCTTACTAATATGTTTGGCTAGTTTTTGCGCACTAACTATATTTTGTTTAGAGTGCACTATATCTTCTGTATTATCTAAATTTAAATTAAGACTATTAACTGCTTGCTCTAAGGCTTGCAGTGTCTTCTTCTGTTCTTGCGCCTCTTGTGCCAACTCTATATTTGCTGCTTTTAATTCTTGTGCACTAATAGTAGTAGCACGTTGTATCATTGCAATTTTATCATCGTAATCTTCATAAGATTTTTCTATTGCATTAAAAAATTTGTCTAAATCTGGATTACCTTTTAGCTCCTCTGGCAAATTTTTGCGTATTTGTCTTCTTAAAAGTGAATGCATTACTCGCTTATTAAAGTTAATGTCATTGTTTGGTTGTGCAACATACAAGCATTGTTACCTTCAAAAGGAGCCATTTCTCCGTAAGAATAATACCCCATAATTTTAGACTGGTTGCCAATTACATCTAAAACTTCTTCTACCTCTTCTTCTGTTCTTTGATCCATAACTAACTTACGGCCAACACAACTAACAAGTAATGCTAATTGCGGAAGATTTTCTCTGTTTCTAATAGCATATTTAGCAGCTACACTTGCACCTTCAGCTATGTCATCTACAGTAGACATCATTAATTGTACAGTAGATCCTTGCGGAACATCACCGGCTAATATCATCGTATTTGTATCTTCGTCAATATTTATAATGGTACGTACAATTGGTTGTGAATCTTCAGTAATTTTTACATTTAATGGGTACAGTAATGCTGACTTTGGTAATTCTTTTGCCTTATCTCCCAAGTATTTTTTATACAAGTCTAATGCAGGTTTCCCATCTAACTCATACAAAACATTACCCTTAGACTTTGTTATAATACGTTCTGGCCCAAAGCCGGTCCAACCACCATAATTTGCACTTGTAATTTCTAATGTTTTGCCATAAAAACCTATAGCTACAATTTCTCCTTCTTTAGGTGTAGCATTATTAGACACTAGTGTTTTTTCAAACCTAGCATCATCCCCACATAAACCGCCAGACAACCCAATAGATATGTGTTTTTCTTTTTCAATTCCTTCTATTAAAGCACTACCATTTACCGTGCTTCCTTCAGAAATTATATAAATGTGTTTCAGATCTTTTTTAGGAAACTCTTCAATTAACTTAGCTCCTAAATCCAAATCGTTATAACCAAACTCTTTTACATTTTTACTTTTTACTATATAGGTAGATTTTTCAAACTCTATAGCAGTTAAAACAATTGTATTTTCTGATACTTTATCTCCAATTATTTCTCCTGAAGTACTCCCAAAAACAACATTTCCGTTAGGAAACATCTCTTTAATTTCTTGATATAGATTTTCTTCTTCTAATAAAAATCTATTACCAAAAACTAAAACCAAAGGGTCTTTTAAAGTAATTTTATCTGTTATAAAAATAAAATTAGCTCCTTTTTCTTTTTTTGCTTGTACTATTTTCATAACTAAAATTAATTATTAAGATCTTTTTTTAAAGTAAAAAAGAATTTTGTCCCTTTACCTAACTCACTCTCTACCCATACATTACCTTCATAACGGTCTACAATTTTTTTAACTATTGATAGGCCTATACCCGTAGAGCGCTCATTATCTCCTATTGATTGAAAAATTTCGAATATCTTTTTATGAAACTTTTCTGGGATACCAACACCATTATCTTCTATACAAAATTGCCAATGCTGTGGTTCTTCTTTATAAAGTACTTGTACTAATCCTTTTTCTGCTTCAATATGAACAACTGCATTTCCAATAATATTTTGGAAAAGCTGATGCATTTTTGTACTATCTGCGTTTAAAAGCGGTAGTTTTTTTGGAACAACTACCTGTACATGATCTGGAATATAAATACTCTCTGTAATGTCTGTTATTACAGTATTTAAATCTACTTTACTGGTAGACATTTGTGCGCTACCAGCTGTAGAATACTCTAAAATTCCGTGAATTAGCTTGTCCATGAATGCAACTTTCTCTTGCATTAACGTTAGGTTTTGCACACCTGCTTCATCTAAAACGTCTTTATAATCTTCATAAGTCCAAGTAGCTAAAGCACTAATACTACGTAATGGAGATTTAAGGTCATGAGAAACTATATGGGCATATTCTTGTAAACCATCATTACTAATTTTAAGCTCTTTTAATAATTGCTCCTTTTGTAACTCTAATTCTTTTTGCTCTGTAATATCTAAATGTATACCTATAGAACCTACAACCTTGCCTTCTTCATTATAATTTGGAGCACCACTTACTAGCCAGTGTCTTGTTTCTCCTTTTTTATTTTTTATTTTTATTTCATAAGAGTCAGAGATTCCTTTTAATCTATTTTCAGACTTTTTCTCTATTCTTTCAGAGTTCTCTATCTTCAATATTTTTACAGCATCTTCCCCTAAAAGTTCATCTTTAGAGTATCCGCTCATTTTACAAAAACTCTGGTTAACAAGCTGTACTTCATTATCTATGGTAACTTCTACCATACCTAAATTCATATTAGCAATAATACCCCTGTACTTTTCTTTTTCTGCTTTTATTTTTTCTTCTGCTTGGCGCTCTTTTGTGATGTCTTCTATTACGCAAACCTGGTACTCTACTTTGCCTTCGTTATTTTTAACGGCACTAATACTAGCTTTTGCTAAAATCTGAGCTCCATTTTTTTTGAAAAATCTTTTTACAATAGAAAAATTATCTATTAAACCTGCATTTAAGTCAGACTCTAATTTTTTTGTCATTTCTTCATCCTCGGACTCAGATATGTCTGATAATTTTAATTTTCTGGCAACATTTTCTGGGTATCCTAAAAGCGCCGCAAATGTAGCGTTACTCTTTATTATTTCATCATTAACTGTTAGTACAATACCTAGCGGAGAGTTTTCTACAATTATGTCTAATTGTCTTTTTTGCTCGCTTAGCATTTCCTTAATTTCAGTTTCTTTACTAATGTCTCTTATAATACCTTGTGCACCTATTGGTTTTTGTTCTTTATCATAAATTACACTAGTATTTATTTGCACCCATTTATGTGTGCCATTTTTTGTGATAATTTTAGATCTGTAGTTTTTTAACGTACCTATTTGCATTAGAGTTTTAAAAGATTCTATGGTGTATTGCATAAAATCTTTGTGCACTAATTTTGGCAGGTTAATAGTTTCTTTAGTGTTGTCATACCCTAAAAATTCTCTAGCAGAACTGTTCATATTAACAACATTAAAGCTAAGATCCATTACTACGTATGGGTCTATAATATTAACAAAACCACCATCTAATTTAGAGGTAGTTTCGGTTAATAAATTCTCTAATTTATTATTAGCTTGTTTAAGGTGTAAGGTAGTATCAAAAAGCTCTTTAGATTTTACTTCTAAAATTTTTTCTGCTTGTAGCCTTGCTTTTTTCTGTCTTTCTAACGCCTTTTTTAGTAATAAAATTTCTTTGTTACTATCCATTCTGGGTAATGTCAAATTTTACTTCGGTACCGTTTTCATTTAAAAGTTTGTACGTTACAGTTGCACTGCTATTAAAATGCT carries:
- a CDS encoding tetratricopeptide repeat protein encodes the protein MKKIVFYLLLIATVTVYAQEDLTPGFKMLEKGNFKEAKTFFKPLAQAYPTNKTILICYGRAVGLSGEPKVANTIFKGLLEKHPNDFEVQINYYESFLWANQFKEAKPLYADLVANNPKNFAAILGYANTLSNLKEYKEALKWVNKAIEVDPDNNSAKVSKKYIKLGYANYYVNNQNYKKGESLLKEILEDFKDDKDALLNLANIYLITKDVNKAKNTYYQYAKTPKDTVTALIGIALAEHIGEKDKIALETAINAKQKAEKIEDFELIEKSNERYVQALIWNRKFVSAKKEIEVLEEKYPNRNWVMSLKATLGMYTSKFKTSISNYNTILANDSLSFDGNLGKANALFASDKIVPAYVTTYKTLEIFPKQKDATGLIKKLNKNYTPFAEQQVSYTFDNGDNTALSLKTAAMVPLSTKFKTTVTYQYRTTENTTTNNKATAHLVQADVEYKLMPQTNLLASAGFNNSRFSNTSYTQPILQAKLQTKPLSFLNLDLGYQREVQSFNAELIEREIVMNHYSLIYNLSTNFNLGWYTQLIHTKQTDDNERNLLFTSLYYNVLRKPALKFGLNYQYITFKDQLPVIYFSPETYKAFELFGDVRGKINEKTNYFASAATGLQYVEEQDASSLFRAEAGLTHQFSERLIGDVYGKYSNIASATAAGFEFTEVGIKLKYYLTKKPLFLDKLKKKYQIK
- a CDS encoding sensor histidine kinase, which gives rise to MHSLLRRQIRKNLPEELKGNPDLDKFFNAIEKSYEDYDDKIAMIQRATTISAQELKAANIELAQEAQEQKKTLQALEQAVNSLNLNLDNTEDIVHSKQNIVSAQKLAKHISKQAEHIALVTKEKDNLVKDLEEQNKSLNNYAHVVSHDLKSPMRNINTLMSWIVEEEKHKFTQDSINNCDLISQNLVKMDKLVSGILKHATIGNNEEAKSNVNISLLLKDIKSTIYIPKNVTIKVADNLPTLFLDKYRLEQLFMNLLTNAVKATEHLENGIVNVDVLEKPNYWQFSIKDNGKGIPQKYLNKIFEMFKKLDNDVESNGIGLALVEKIVTFYGGKIWVDSKEDEGTVFYFTIKKN
- a CDS encoding LytR/AlgR family response regulator transcription factor, with the protein product MNCIIVDDEATARLIVAQLCSNVEELEVIDAFGSAMEAIKFLNQNTVDVIFLDIHMPGFSGFDFVQTLKNPPKIVLTTSDTNFAIEAYEYESIVDYLVKPVTQDRFNKSIQKVKAALAKAPEPETVSEDTTKSNTALGQELYINIDRRLIKINFNDIQLIEAKGDYIEVKTTKENYRVRNTLKKIKDKLPEKLFLQIHRSYIINFTKIIDIEDNSVLIEKNVVPISRSNRPELMRRLNLL
- a CDS encoding FIST signal transduction protein, translated to MKIVQAKKEKGANFIFITDKITLKDPLVLVFGNRFLLEEENLYQEIKEMFPNGNVVFGSTSGEIIGDKVSENTIVLTAIEFEKSTYIVKSKNVKEFGYNDLDLGAKLIEEFPKKDLKHIYIISEGSTVNGSALIEGIEKEKHISIGLSGGLCGDDARFEKTLVSNNATPKEGEIVAIGFYGKTLEITSANYGGWTGFGPERIITKSKGNVLYELDGKPALDLYKKYLGDKAKELPKSALLYPLNVKITEDSQPIVRTIINIDEDTNTMILAGDVPQGSTVQLMMSTVDDIAEGASVAAKYAIRNRENLPQLALLVSCVGRKLVMDQRTEEEVEEVLDVIGNQSKIMGYYSYGEMAPFEGNNACMLHNQTMTLTLISE
- a CDS encoding PAS domain-containing sensor histidine kinase, coding for MDSNKEILLLKKALERQKKARLQAEKILEVKSKELFDTTLHLKQANNKLENLLTETTSKLDGGFVNIIDPYVVMDLSFNVVNMNSSAREFLGYDNTKETINLPKLVHKDFMQYTIESFKTLMQIGTLKNYRSKIITKNGTHKWVQINTSVIYDKEQKPIGAQGIIRDISKETEIKEMLSEQKRQLDIIVENSPLGIVLTVNDEIIKSNATFAALLGYPENVARKLKLSDISESEDEEMTKKLESDLNAGLIDNFSIVKRFFKKNGAQILAKASISAVKNNEGKVEYQVCVIEDITKERQAEEKIKAEKEKYRGIIANMNLGMVEVTIDNEVQLVNQSFCKMSGYSKDELLGEDAVKILKIENSERIEKKSENRLKGISDSYEIKIKNKKGETRHWLVSGAPNYNEEGKVVGSIGIHLDITEQKELELQKEQLLKELKISNDGLQEYAHIVSHDLKSPLRSISALATWTYEDYKDVLDEAGVQNLTLMQEKVAFMDKLIHGILEYSTAGSAQMSTSKVDLNTVITDITESIYIPDHVQVVVPKKLPLLNADSTKMHQLFQNIIGNAVVHIEAEKGLVQVLYKEEPQHWQFCIEDNGVGIPEKFHKKIFEIFQSIGDNERSTGIGLSIVKKIVDRYEGNVWVESELGKGTKFFFTLKKDLNN